The sequence below is a genomic window from Meles meles chromosome 3, mMelMel3.1 paternal haplotype, whole genome shotgun sequence.
CCTGTCCCCACACGTTCTCAGGTGCGCTGTTGGCTCAGGCGCGccggcggctcagggaccgagacccgctttctctgctgcactctctcaggctcagcaccaggggaggctgtcctgagtccggggacttaagcccctctccctaactgccccaattcccacaatttcccccatgatgctttgctcttttttttttttttttttgagtgctttctaccagactccaagctaTTGCTGGTCCcaagatgcagggcactctcgtattggggtattactttccaatctgttgcctctggtgactccctcccccttttgtttatcttccaatatcagtccaatgttcccactctgctttacctgcccactggcatcttctgctcctgtagagatccagacgtgtataattctgacctcaggctgatttcatgggtgatcagagttctttggtaggtgatcagctcactttagggtacaggttgaaatggtgcctcctcctacttccctgccatcttgactctcctatttgttattttttattgtaggataagatttttttgaataaattaagGACTGAATATTTGATgatcttcctcttcttgtttGTGTATtaagctaaatattttaaatatcagctCTAATACCACCTTATGCTGGAAAGCTTCCCTAAGACCTCCTTGTTAAGGTTAATATTTTCCCCATAATACCTTCTACCACAATGTACTAATGACTTCGGAGAAGTAATGGCCACAGAATATCTTGAGGTTTAGAACCTAAGAACAATATTGCCCTAGTTAAACACAGGCcattaacaatgaatcttggaatactgcatcaaaaactaatgatgaattttatggttACTTACataacagaataattttttttttttaaaaaccagaccaATAACTGAATTGTGGAAGTATTGATCAGCCATGGTAACTTGTGCATGATTTCCAAGCTTTGTCACACTGCCACCATGCTGCaaggacaaattttaaaataatcaaaattctgATCCTTTATGTTTTATTCATAAGTAAGTTCAAATTTATGGAAGGTTAgtatgaataataatagtacaatTAACACTCCTATCACCTTTTGCTTAGATTCTCCTATGTTTATACCCCATTTGGTTTAtcacctctctctccatctctctttcatcAGTTGTACACCTTATgatctttgtttctaaatattttatcacttaCTTCTTAAGAATATgaatattgagaaaaatacaaCATGAATACAATACAATTGTACAAGCACTTTGAATGCAGAAGTGtaaaaaggaagaactttccagTACAGGGACATAATGCTttcaaaagtgacaaagagaTGATGACACATTATGTTAtaagaatctgaagaaaaatattgccataaggtcctaaagttttaatttgtagagtgaagggggaaaaacacaTTAGTACAAATATTCCCTACTTCATAGTTTCCTGTAGGACAGATCCCacattcaacaatttttttagGGCCCTTGTTACATCCTTATTCCTAAGACTATAAATTAAAGGATTTAGAACAGGAGTGAGTATAGTGTAAAAGAGAGATACAATCATGTCCTTCTCAGGGGTGTGATAAGAGGTAGGTAGCATGTAGGTATAGATAGCAGCACCAAAGAAGAGAATGACTACcatcatgtgggaagaacaagtGGCAAAGGccttcttctgtccctctgctGAGTTCATCCTGTGAATGGTAAGGAGGATGAAAAAATAGGAGCTTGAAATGACTGTCACAGGGATTAAGATCATGAGGACACAACACAGGTACATGAGGGTCTCATAGAGGGAAGTGTCTGAGCAGGAAAGCTTCATTACAGCAGGAACCTCGCAGAAGAAATGGTGGATCTCCCTGGATCTGCAGAAGGGGAAGTTCATGGTGATGGGTGTGAGCATAAATCCATCCACAGATCCtagaaaccaggaagaagacaCCAAGAGGAGACACACCCTATGGTTCATGAGGATAGGATAACGGAGTGgatggcagatggccacatagcggtcataggccatggcagctagaaggaaaaattctgaacCTCCTAGTGTCAGATAGAGAAACATCTGCAACCCACATTCAGGGGCTGAGATCTTATTCACTCCTGTGACCTGGTCCATGAGCATCTTGGGCACAGTGACAGAAATGTACATCACATCCATGAGAGACAACTGGGtgataaaaaagtacatggggttATGAAGGTGAACATCACAGTGTATCAGAAGGATCAGGATGGTATTTCCAGACAAGGCCAtcaagaaaactacaaaaatcaCCACACAAAGGAGATCTGGGTACTTGGATTGAATGAAGAGTCCCACTAGGTCAAAATCTGATCGTCCAGTGTGGTTGGCCACCCAAGTTGTATTCTCCATTGGATCACCTAGGAGAACTATGGAGTTGACAGATCACTCATGGGATATGACCACCCaaaataactgtgtgtgtgtgtgtgtgtgtgtgtgtgtgtgtgtgtgtatgcacatatgcACGTGTGCATGTTTACACATAGCAACCTGGGTGCCAATAAGGGAAAGTTCCAAGGACCTGtaaatttttagattataaattACCTATAATTGACCAAATTTATTAGAAATCTAAGAATTCACAACTATGGTTCAAAGATATCAATACTTAGTCATTCCACCTCTGGGTATACATTTTCCcccaaggaaagcaaaagagTATATGCacccttacttttattttttttcaaatctccagatgatattgcttttttaaagttgtatttaaattcaaattatttaacatatggtgtaatattaatttcaagtgtagaatacagtgattcaacattttcgtataacacctggtgctcatcatatATGCACTCTTCATCCCTATAATCTGTTTAACCCATCCCATCAGCCACCTGCATTCTCATAacaaccagtttgttctctatagtgaagagtctgtttcttggtttgtctctctctctcttcttttttccccctttactcatttgctttgttccttaaattccacatatgagtgaaatcacatgatatttctctttctctgatttatttcacttaacataatactctctagctccatccatgtcattgcaaatggcaagatttcatttttatggcctgaataatatttcattgtgtatttttattgtatatttttatatacacccatatgtttattgcaatgttatttacaatagacaagatatggaaacaacatcAGTGGATAAGGAAGGAATGGtgtgtaaatattattatatattatattatatattatattataccattatatattatattatatatatatatattatattataccatTATCATAGTGGATTGAGATTCTTCCCCTTTTTACAACACAATTGGACCCACAAGTgtattataagtgaaataagtcaaactgagaaagacaaatattacataatttcactcatatgtggaatctaaaaatataaatgaataaggaaaaaacagtatgagtcctagaaatatagagaagaaactgatggttaccagaggagagaaGTGTGGGGTGATGAACACAATGGTCAAGAGGGAACGGGacatacaatcttccagttatagagtgaataagtcacaggaataaaaaacacAGCATTAAGGATTATAGTCAAAGGTATCATAATAGTCTGTATGGTGACAGCTGTAACCTACACTTGTaaacatagcataacatataatttgttaaatcacagtgttgtatacctgaaattgcTATAACATTGTCTGTGAAGTTAATATTGGTAACTTACAGTAAGGTTGCCAGAGTTCAAGATCATGAGATTTCCTGATCATGGTTAGTTGTTTATCAATTAGTATGGAAATTTTTGGAATAACTGccatagaaaaacacaaaaagtgaattatggaaaaaaataaaatctcctatttatagaattttttattatggaaatcaaAATTGAATCAACTTTTCAGGTTTAAAGATCCCATTGGATCTTAAAAACTCTTAGGTATATATTCTGTATGAGAAGTATTTAGAAAGTAACTGAAACATAACTTAGGGAATATTTATACCAAAAATGTGAACCCCCACTTTCTGTACAAGCCAGGGTGTGATGCTCTGTGGTTGTGCATAGTGTTCCATGTATCCACAGGAGTAAATCAGGGTCCTCACCAATGACCAACCTCTTAGATATCCTAGGGACATCAATTTAGGAGCCCACATTTTGGGGCGGGATTGGGACTATGGGTCCAGAGTATCCTGTACCCACAGTCCCTTTGTCAACTTTACATAAAAACAGGATAATAATGTTAGATCTCAAATATGTTCAGGATTAAATTATGTAGCATACTGAAAGTGCTTAGAACATTACAAGGTACAGATGAATAAGTACATATATTGTTAATTTAAAGAGTTAATGTCTATATCTATGGTGATTATCATGCAAAATCTAGGTAAGAGATGGCAGTTATGATTTGTGTTTTAtgatataaaatgaattattttagttAGCCAGTTTTAGTATCTATATAAAATTTGGATTTCTCAATTTCTGTAGTCCCagactaatatatattatatttatatatgatatatttattatttttactctggTTAAGCAGATCTTTATGGAAAATCTTAGTACTATCTAGTATGCACTTCTCCAACTTTATCTACTTAAATGTCCTGCTATTTGTTCTAAAATTCAGGTAGAAGAATTCACATTTACAAGATCTTTGTCATTTACAAGACAAGCTTTAGTTGCTTTTACAAGGATAATCTACTTTTTGTTCTAGAGTAACCAGTTTTCATCAAAACTGAGATGTAGAGAGCAAAACTGAATAATGTTGAGTTTGTCTCTGACTATAATACAACTCCCTATACAATACCAAATCTGGCTACTCAAAACCTCAAAACCTATATCTGTGTTAAATgctgaagacaaaagaaaaaaagtaagttgGTTACACTGAAGGAGCTCACAGTCCCTCTATTCAGGCTaaagtattgtgtgtgtgtgtgtgtgtgtgtgtgtgtgtgtgtgtatttacagtagaattttaaaatggctcaaaataaataagaaaaaacaatggaaataaaatatatctgtctattttgaaaaaaatcagtaataacctcttttatatttttctcttcaagaaaTCAAACCTTCCCAACTTCCCAACTACGgacatgttaaatgttaaatttttaaattccttaccaacaaaaataaataataaacaaatatttgctcTTCTCTCTAGGAATAGTTTAGGAGTGGTTATGATACAGGGTATTTCAGTAATAAATTCTGACTTTCAAAACATTACATACTCCTCTAATGATTACAAAGACTAATTACAATATTCAGCTTATTAGCAGTCCCAAGCTCTGGGTTCCAAAGCAGTAGAAAGCACTGAAAATATATCTGATGCATAatataaatactcaaaaaaaaaaaaccctgctacatgttgcattaaaaaatacaaactttttctcattttccactccCACTAGGCAGATGAAAGCTGACCTCCAcgcaatattttaaaacagcccAGTAAAAATGAGACCTACCTGATTTCTGAGTCAATTTTTGAAATCAAATGAAGCAAATCTCTGTTGTACTTTGGTTAGTGGGAGTCACTGTGATCAAGCCACACTGAACAGTCTTCCTGGCACGCCAGACAGACAATGGAATAGTGTCTGTACCACACAAGATAACAGGCCACTCCattcattcttattcttattttctgtattcaatTGTTTGtgtttaatgtaaataaaatagtgCATATTTAAATTGGGGAATTATTAATAGtggtggttggggcacctggatggctcagtgaaagtcatgtgacccttgattttgtgattgtgagtttgaaccccatgttgagtatagagtttactagaatatataaatatatacattttagtttaaatttaaaataaatttaaatacatatttttaatttttatcctatcaccttgtttttttatttttatttttattttttttagatttatttatttgtcagggagagagagagagagagagagaacaagcaggggtgggggcagagggaaagagagaagcagactccccacagagcaaggagccaatgtgggactcaatcccaggaccctgagatcatgacctgagccacccagacatcctgtttgcttgtttttcaattGTGGTGATAGAATatcaaatcttggggcacctgggtggctcagtgggttaaagcctctgcctttggctcaggtcatgatcctggggttctgggatcaagccccacatccagctttctgctcagcggggagcctgcttccccctctctctgttggcctgcctctctgcctacttgtgatctctctctgtcaaataaataaataaaatcttaaaaaaaaatatcaaatcttTACTTGAAGttgacaaaaactcagaaattGTTCTATATCATTCTGTATTTTACCTTCCCCATGAGTCAATGAAgtatttaatcatatttataccttttacaaataaaacaattcaaattcccaatatagacattttaacgtaagattaatataaaagaaaattctttcaaaaaattatcagGGTAACTGTGTAGCATCACACAATTTACCTGAGGGAGAATTTGTGTCTCAATCCCAATCAGGTGATAGAACCCAGAGCCTATAATGCTGCCATAGCTTTATAGAACCCTATCTTCCCTTCACAGTCTACAATTTGGGCACACCCACTACTGTCAGtttcatataagaaataaatatatttgagacaTCTGTTACAGTTCTCTACCAGAAATAATGCCCACTCAAAGTAAAATCAGTTTCATTACTTCTGTGAAATTTCAGCCTCGATAAAACAAACATATCATTCCAAATATGGCAGGCATGCATATTCTTTTATCCATACATAAATGGAAGCCAAAAAGCTATTTCCTGGCAGAAAGTTATTGCTATCTGATTCAATAAAAAAGAGCAATTAAGAgcaattaagagtacacttatcttgattaTCACAGAGAAATGtctagaattattgaatcattatatcatACGACTTAACCtattgtaacactgtatgttaattatgcttgaagttttaaaaacacatttgcttttcttcatagaAATAGATGATAGGGAATAACTGAGAAACATGGTCAAGGACTAACAGCATGTATCAGAAAGAGAACAAGTCAAAAACCTTAATTACACTTTTGCTCCTGCAGTTTTTTCTATATGATTAACCTCAGCATCTGAAGATGGTGCAGTCCTTACCCATCTGGGTAATAGTGTGTGGCCGTGGTTAAATAActttgtacacaaagataaacaggaGAGTGACATCATCCTGGTTTGTCCATGCCCATTATGGGAGTTGATGAGGTTTGTTATTGATAAATTCCTTCTGGGACTTTGAAGAAGAGTGCAATTAAGGGAcccagcaacagcaacaacaacaacaacaacaacaacaacaaaggcaaTATGTCTCCCTGTTGTGCTGCTCTGGTTCTCTcctcatgtctttttaaaatcttttcttattatttttaaatatgttattttatttatttgtcagacagagaggaattgcacaagcaggggaaatgccAGTCTCCCCAGTGATCAAGGATCCCAatgaaggacttgatcctaggaccctgggatcatgacctgagctgaaggcagacacttaaagaactgagccacccaggcatcccaatcttTCCTTATTAATAAACTGGCGATCTTAGAAATATTAACAGTAATCTCCTATTTCACTATTaccaataaaatcttatctgtgaaatagatACCAGATTATATGTGGCCTTAGCATTTTTACActatagaacattttctttacatacttgttatctattctcatttaatttttaaaaaatattgtgtgaGGTAATGATAtaattctcttcactttctcttaTCTGGAAAATAGGAGAGTTGTATTTGGAACTCATAGACCAATTGATATATCAAGGACAGCACCACTAATTAGTACTATAGTTGAGAATAATATCAAAAGGGTCACTTTACTTCAATGTCTCAATCACTCTTTATTAGAGTattgattttactcttttttctgtAATTCCATTGTAATCAGTGTTGCTTTAATGTTGCATTTTCGggtaattgttttataatttctttttttaaattttattttcttcagtgttccaaaattcactgtttatgcaccacaccctgtgcttcatgcaatatgtaccctccttaataatTTCAATGTTGATATgctaataatagaaaaataaagggcgcctgggtagctcagtctttaagtgtctgcctttggctcaggtcatgatcctagggtcctgatatcaaactccatgttgggctccctgctaagcagggagcctgattatCCCTATCCCACTTaacttgcttgtattccctctcttgctctatcaaattttaaaaaatctttaaaaaagaaaaatataaaaacacgaatcattaaaaagaaaatttaatcaatatattgcatacctgaaattaatataacattgtatgtcagttatatttcaataatacaaACTAgtattctaaaaattttaaaatcaaccatAATGTAATCTCTCAGACAAATATTATgcattaaaacttattttttgctttttttgttatgttcagttagccaccatatagtacatcattagtttttgatgtagtgttcaacgattcattatttgcatataaaacccactgttcattacaacacaggccctccttaatacccatgacctagataccccatcctcctaccccctcccttctgtaaccttcagtttgtttcctggagtccatagtctctcatagttggtctccctttatgatttcttccccttcagttttccctccttcccctatggtcctacatgctattccttatgttccacatatgagtgaaacaatatgataattgtccttctctacTGAATTTACTTCACATACCGTAACACTctacagttccatccatgtcaatgcaaatgacaGGCATTCatcctttttggtggctgagtaatattccaatataGATATgtgcctcatcttctttatccattcatcagttgaaggatatcttggctccttccacagcttggctattgtggactttactgctatgaacatcagggtgaatgtgctccttcttttcactatatctgtatccttggggtaagtacctagtagtgcaattgctgattcacagggtagctctatttttaatgtcttgaagaACCTCCATCCTCTTGcctagagtggctgtaccaacttgcattccaacaacagtgtaagagggttccccttcctccacatgcTCTctgacatttgttgtttcttattttgttaatttttatttttttgatgggcagaatggatttttttttaatttcattttttcagttttcaaagattcattgcttatacaccatacccagtgtttcatgcagtatgtgccgccttaatatccaccaccaggcttcaCCTACACACCCATAACTTTCCCTTTAAAAACCCTGTTAGTTTCtcagagtctctcatagttcatctccccctccaattttccccaattcacttttcctttcctcctccatgtcctcaatgttattccttatgctccacaagtaagtgaagccataatgataactgactctctctgcttgacttatttctctcagcataatctccttcagtcccatccatgttgatacaaaagttgggtattcatcctttctgatggaggtgtaatattccattgtatatttggaccatatcttccttatctattaatccactgaagggcatcttggctctttccacagtttggcaattgtggtcattgatgctatgaacattgggttacagatggccctGGTTTTCACTATacctgtatctttggtgtaaatacccagtagtacaattgtagggtcatagggcagctctatttataatttcttaagaaatctctatactgttttctaaagtggctccaccaacttgcactcccaccaacagtggaagagggttcccctttctccacatcctctccaacacacattgtttactgtcttgttaatttttgccaatctaactggtgtaaggttgtatctcattgtggttctgatttgaatttacctgatggctagtgatgttgaacgtgttttcatgtgtttttagccatttgcctgtcttctttggagaagtgtccattcatgtcttctgcccattttttttgaatggattatttgtttttcgggTGTTgggtttaagaagttctttatagatcttggatatcagccctttgtttgtaatcttatttgcaaataccttctcccattccatgggttgcttcttaatttttgcttcaaactataaatatttgttgcatacaTACCAGGCAGTTGGGATAAAGCAGGGAACAAGATAAGAGCAATTCTTCTGAActtttttctatatatgtgtTCTGGAACTAAGTTGATTATTTTCTCATGGCATTTTTGTCCGTGACATCCTTTCTTCAGACAATGACTTTTGTTTGTGAGGCGCATAGTTGTGTACTGGAGCCTACTGTGTCCTCCCAGGTTTTAGCTGGCAGAAGACTCATCCTAGATCCCGCtggctttttttctctaaactgctatttttctcaaattatttaactcctagtcagtatttttttaagttttatttagatATTAGTTAGCTAAcaaagtgtaatattagtttcagtgtacaaaatagtgattcagctCTTCCATACCACACCTGgtcctcatcacaagtgcactcttaatccgcATCACCCTTTAACCAAGACCTCTTACCTCCCTCCTTTGGGTAACTGTCAATtttttctctacagttaagagtcagtttcgtgctttctttctatatatttgtcAGTCTACtcatttgtattgtttctttttttttccattttatttattttttcagggtaacagtattcattctttttgcacaacacccagtgctccatgcaaaacgtgccctccccattacccaccacctgttcccccaacctcccacccctgacccttcaaaaccctcaggttgccccaacctcccacccctgacccttcaaaaccttcaggttgtttttcag
It includes:
- the LOC123938759 gene encoding olfactory receptor 2T29-like; its protein translation is MENTTWVANHTGRSDFDLVGLFIQSKYPDLLCVVIFVVFLMALSGNTILILLIHCDVHLHNPMYFFITQLSLMDVMYISVTVPKMLMDQVTGVNKISAPECGLQMFLYLTLGGSEFFLLAAMAYDRYVAICHPLRYPILMNHRVCLLLVSSSWFLGSVDGFMLTPITMNFPFCRSREIHHFFCEVPAVMKLSCSDTSLYETLMYLCCVLMILIPVTVISSSYFFILLTIHRMNSAEGQKKAFATCSSHMMVVILFFGAAIYTYMLPTSYHTPEKDMIVSLFYTILTPVLNPLIYSLRNKDVTRALKKLLNVGSVLQETMK